One window of the Flexibacter flexilis DSM 6793 genome contains the following:
- the rpsD gene encoding 30S ribosomal protein S4 codes for MARYTGPKSKIARRFNEPILGASKALQKKAYPPGQHGRGKRRKQSEYAVQLGEKQKAKYTYGVLERQFANLFDKAARKHGVTGENLLRFLEARLDNVVYRLGIAPTRRAARQLVLHKHIVVGGEVVNVPSYSVKPGQVIGVREKSKSLEAITTSLSARSAKKFPWLEWNSAELSGTFVSYPDRDAIPENIQEQLIVELYSK; via the coding sequence ATGGCTCGTTATACAGGACCAAAATCTAAAATTGCTCGTCGCTTCAATGAACCAATCTTGGGCGCAAGCAAAGCTTTACAAAAGAAAGCGTATCCTCCGGGACAACATGGCCGCGGAAAGAGAAGAAAACAATCTGAATACGCTGTTCAATTAGGCGAAAAACAAAAAGCAAAATATACTTACGGCGTTTTGGAACGTCAGTTCGCTAACCTTTTCGACAAAGCTGCTCGTAAGCATGGGGTTACAGGTGAGAACTTGCTTCGTTTCCTTGAGGCTCGCTTAGACAACGTAGTGTACCGTTTGGGTATTGCTCCTACACGTCGTGCGGCTCGCCAATTAGTTCTACATAAACACATCGTAGTAGGTGGTGAAGTAGTAAACGTTCCTTCATACTCTGTAAAACCAGGTCAAGTGATAGGTGTACGTGAGAAATCAAAATCTTTGGAGGCGATCACTACAAGTCTTTCTGCTCGCAGCGCAAAGAAATTCCCATGGTTGGAGTGGAATAGTGCTGAATTAAGCGGTACATTCGTGTCATACCCTGACAGAGATGCTATCCCTGAAAACATTCAGGAGCAACTTATCGTCGAATTGTACTCTAAGTAA
- the rpsK gene encoding 30S ribosomal protein S11: MAQGNKRKDKAKKRVVVVEATGQVHIKASFNNIIVSITNNAGQVISWSSAGKMGFKGSKKNTPYAAQTAAANCAQTAFELGLRKVEVFVKGPGAGRESAIRTLQAAGLEVTIIRDVTPLPHNGCRPPKRRRV; this comes from the coding sequence ATGGCACAAGGAAATAAAAGAAAAGATAAAGCTAAAAAGCGTGTCGTAGTAGTGGAAGCTACTGGTCAAGTGCACATTAAGGCTTCTTTCAACAACATTATCGTATCAATTACCAACAACGCAGGACAAGTAATTTCTTGGTCATCTGCTGGTAAAATGGGCTTCAAAGGCTCGAAAAAAAATACACCTTACGCTGCTCAAACAGCTGCCGCTAACTGCGCTCAAACAGCTTTTGAATTAGGTTTGCGTAAAGTGGAAGTATTCGTAAAAGGCCCTGGTGCTGGACGCGAGTCAGCTATTCGTACATTACAAGCCGCTGGATTAGAAGTTACTATCATCCGCGATGTAACTCCGCTACCACACAACGGTTGCCGCCCGCCTAAACGCAGAAGAGTATAG